TCCGTTGCACAGCGTCGAACTCTCCGACGGACCCGACGGCAAATCCGGCGGCCTCGCCCTCCTCCGCTTCGGACCGAATCCCGCGAAGGATTCGCTCGCCGCGCTCAAATACACCGCCTTCGGCATGGAGCACGGCCACTACGACAAGCTCCAGTTCATCTATTACGACAACGGCCGCGAAATCATCCCCGACTACGGCGCCGCGCGCTACCTGAACGTTGACCAGAAATTCGGCGGACGCTACCTGCCGGAAAACAAAACCTACGCGAAGCAGACCGTCGCGCACAACACGCTCGTGGTGGACGAGACCACGCAATACGGCGGCAGCTACGCGACGGCCGAAAACGAGCACGCCGACCGCCACTACTTCGACGCAGGCGACCCGGACTTTCAGGTCGCCAGCGCGCGCGACACCGCCGCCTATCCCGGAGTCGCCATGCAACGCACGACCGCGATGGTGCGCGACGCGCGCCTCGACTATCCCATCGTCGTCGATGTTCTCCGCGCCGTTTCGGGCAAAAAACACCGCTACGATCTGCCCTTCCACTACGAAGGCACATTTCTCGCCATCAACGCCGAACTCGCGCGCAACACCACCGCACTCGCGCCGCTCGGCAAGAAGCACGGCTACCAGCACCTCTGGCTCGAAGGCTCCGGCGAAACCTCCGGGCCCGTCCGCTTCACATGGATGAACGGCTCGCGTTTCTACACCCTGCACGCCGCGGCCGGGGCATCGACCCGGCTCCTTTTCACGCTCGCCGGTGCGAACGACCCGAATTTCAACCTCCGTCCCGAGCGCGCCCTCATCCTGCGCCGCGACGCCGCGGAGGGCGGCACCGTGTTCACCAGTGTCATCGAGCCGCACGGCGACTGGAACGGCACCACCGAGGTCACCTACGGCGGCACGCCGGTCATCGAGGAAGTGCGCGTCCTCGCCGCGACCGACGAGGGCACGGTCATCCGCGTGACCGGCAAAAACAAACTTGCCCTCACGCTCATGTTTTCCAACCGGACCGGCGACGACGCGCAGGCCGCGCACACCCTCGTCGCAGGCGAAGAAACCTTCACTTGGAAAGGCAACGCGGCCATCCGCCGCTGACGCGGAAACACTTTCAACTCCACCAAGGGCGTCACCGCGCCCGATCCAAAATCGAAAATCGAAAATTCCACCATGCTCGTCCCGCTAAACGAACAGCGTTTCATCAAATTCGCCGACATCAAATTCAATGAAGTCGGCGACGGCGTGCGCCGCAAAATCATGTCCTACGGACCGGACATCATGTCGGTTTACGTCGAGTTCAAAAAAGGCTCCATCGGCGCGCTGCACAGGCATCCGCACCGCCAGATCACCTACATCCAGAAAGGCTCCTTCAAGGTGCATATCGGCGACGAGACGCAGGTGCTCGGTGCGGGCGACCATTACTATATTCCCGCCGACATCCCGCACGGCGTCGAGGCGCTAGAGGACGCCATCCTCATCGACATGTTCACCCCCGCCCGCGCCGACTTCCTGCCTGGGACCTGATCAATCGTTCCCGTTCTCTTGCGCTTTATTTTCATGAAAAAACTCAAAGGCATCCGTTGGTGGATCATCGGCCTCATCGGCGTGGCCACGGTCATCAATTACATCGACCGCAATGCGCTCGCCATCATGTGGCCGGAGATCGAGAAGGAGACCGCCATCTCGAAGCACGCCTACGCCAGCATCATCTCCATGTTCATGGTGTGTTATGCGCTCGGGCAGGCTGTGGCGGGGCGGTTGATTGACCGCATCGGCACGCGGCTCGGCTTCGTGCTCTCGATTTTCGTCTGGTCGCTCGCCTGCTGCCTGCACGCCGCCGTGCGCGGCGTGCTCAGCCTCGGTGCGTTTCGCGGGCTGCTCGGCTTCAGCGAGGCCGGCGCATGGCCCGGCGCCACCAAGGCCATTGCCGAGTGGTTCCCTCGCCAGGAGCGCGCGCTCGCCCAAGGCGTCTTCAACGCCGGCGCCTCGCTCGGCGCCGTCATCTCCGCGCCCGTCATCGCATGGCTCTTCGGGCATTTCGGCTGGCGCGCGACCTTTCTCGTGGTCGGCGGGCTTGGTTTCATCTGGATTCTGCCGTGGTGGATTTTTGCACGCTCGTCGCCCGGCGCGCATCCGTGGATTTCGCCCGCCGAGCGCGACTACATCATGGGCGGCGAGAGGCCCGGGCCGCAGTCGGCTGCGGCGTCCTCCGCGCCCGGCATGACGTGGAAGGAAGCCGCGTCGCACCGCCAGACTTGGTCGGTGGTCGTGTCGCGCTTCTTCATCGATCCCATCTGGTGGCTCTTCGTGAGCTGGCTGCCCATTTATCTCGCCGACCGTTTCCATTTTGACATCAGGCAAATCGGCATGTCCGCGTGGGTGCCGTATCTCGGCGCGGCCATCGGCAGCCTCGGCGGCGGCTGGTTTTCCGGGCACAAGATCCGCCAGGGCTGGACGGTTGACCGGGCCCGCAAGCGTGC
This genomic stretch from Termitidicoccus mucosus harbors:
- a CDS encoding cupin domain-containing protein translates to MLVPLNEQRFIKFADIKFNEVGDGVRRKIMSYGPDIMSVYVEFKKGSIGALHRHPHRQITYIQKGSFKVHIGDETQVLGAGDHYYIPADIPHGVEALEDAILIDMFTPARADFLPGT
- a CDS encoding MFS transporter, producing MKKLKGIRWWIIGLIGVATVINYIDRNALAIMWPEIEKETAISKHAYASIISMFMVCYALGQAVAGRLIDRIGTRLGFVLSIFVWSLACCLHAAVRGVLSLGAFRGLLGFSEAGAWPGATKAIAEWFPRQERALAQGVFNAGASLGAVISAPVIAWLFGHFGWRATFLVVGGLGFIWILPWWIFARSSPGAHPWISPAERDYIMGGERPGPQSAAASSAPGMTWKEAASHRQTWSVVVSRFFIDPIWWLFVSWLPIYLADRFHFDIRQIGMSAWVPYLGAAIGSLGGGWFSGHKIRQGWTVDRARKRAVHIGALLTFPSLVIVAFAAQPVLSVIVMAVALCGFQVMINNIQTLPSDFYSGKSVGTVAGMGGMSAVFGTLVFSTWLVPAISSVSYMYVFLLVAVLVPLGVAAMHYFSGTIQRVDLGK